The window gtctcaattttctcttctgtaaaatgaaaaagtacatggcttttaagattcttttcagttttaaatatatcACTTTAGAAAATTAGGCCCAAGTATCTCACAAATACTAAGACTCAACAGAAAAATGTAATATACATATGGAACCTGAGGCATGCTACCCATTTATGAAAGATAATTCCTTActcaattcaaaatatttttgaacaaaacGTTTTTGCACTAAAAACTAACAAGGCTTTTTAATGATGGAAGAAGTTATTTGTGAGTAGCTTACCTTGtaatttctgaagaaaatatgGGCTAAATAACTTTGCCACATAATTGACTGGGGGGTGACCAATGAGGGTGCACGAATGAAGAAGATTCAATAGGGCTTGAGGAGGAAAATATTTAAAGCGAGTTCTTATTGTATTTTCAAGCTTCCTAAAAAAAAGTGAAGCATTTGGGGGCAGGTAATTGAGTTTCCCAAAGGGTATGATCAACTGAGAAATCTGAACAGGGGAGAATATTTCTGCTTGGTAAACAAAACTTTCTGCCACTGCATCAAAGATGGGTTTTGAAAGAATCAATTTTTTACTACAGTACTGCATAACTTTGCTGATTGATTCAGGATGCATAGTGAGACAACATGTGGAAACATGTTCTTCCAGGGCTTGTATGAAAAATTTGTCAGTGTAACCAAAGTATATGAAACCCTCTAAGACTTTTCCTAgctcttcattggtaaaatgagagaCAAATTTTACTGAATGTACACAAAGCTTTACAACCAAAGGAAAAGCTTGAGTTTGGTTGAGAGTTACCAAGGCATTCAGTATTTGGCTTGTGACTGTAGGACTAAATTTATAAACTAATGAAATACAGAGGTTGTTTAACTGATCCAAGAAGTCCTGATGTTGAATCGCTTCtccaaaagcagtttgaagcaATGTATATATGGCCACTATCTCCTCAGGTGTACATTCTTGCAATTTTTGACCTTGAAGTTGAAGTATAATTTCTTTGAGCACTGCACAATTTGGATTCTGGAGTTTAACCATACATTGTCCAAGAACACAAAGATTATGAATTGTCATGTGACCCTGCTGAAGCCGATTTTGGCATTCCATTATCAGATTTACTAGTAAGTTACTCTGGGGATCCACATGTAGTCCTGTCAAAGCTTGCAAAGCAGTCACCAGACCAGTATCTGACAGATTTGTGGACTCATATTCGAACTGAAAGCATAATGCTCTGAAGATTTCATTCTCCAAAACtgtttttggaattttttgggcacttttctccttttccacttCAGAGACCCGATACAAAGCTGCTGCTGCCATAGTATCTGACAATGTTTCCAGTGTGGTTACAAATTTTAACACCTGTTCAGATGAAGTGAAATTATTTAGTTCCTTATAAAACCTCTGATGATCCACATGACCATTACTTTGTTCAAACCTGTCCCAAGCTGCTGTTTGGAAAAACACAGATCCAACTGGGTAAGCTTTACTCTCTTTTTCTAAGTGATGCTTCCTATAGTTTGCATGATGAAAGATTCTGAATTGCTCTTGTTGTGGGGAAAAATACCCCTGACACATGACTTTTCTGCTTTTGTTGTTATCAGGGCTCAAATATTTTCTCAAGCAAGTCAAAACTCTGCAAGTTTGAAGACCAGATGAATAAAAATGGGACCTGGGTAAAGTAATCAAGGCCATGGGGAATGATGGAATGGGATCAGCTGCCCATCTTGAGCACagtctaaaataaaaacaagaaaataaaaccatagtGTAAAATTTTTCTCAGAAAACTTCCACATAACCACAAAATATACCGTTCAATATTTATGTTACTGAGTATTCTGCAAGAGgggaaatgtgaaaataaaattgaacatatggtctaaatttaataataatacttttttctgAATAGTACTTTTAAGACTTAAAAAGTACCTCTCATGTGTTACTTCATATGACCCTCCTGACAATTCTGTGTAGTACATAACATAGGTACCAtaacaaaaatgaagataaaatgctAAGCCATGACTCCCGGGGCTAAGAGTATTCTTCGTATCCCCAGTAACTTCTCCTTAACCTGCCTGCTaagcttgataaatgcttttttgatcaAAATGTTAGAATTTGCTCTTGGATCTCTTTGATTCCAGACCCATCTCTTTATCTCTCACACCAcaactgtctttaaaaaaatcaatgaattcatGAATAAATGCACCCCAGCTTCTGATAAGTTTCAAAGTGGCCCAATTTAGCATAAATCAATGCAAAACACAAAATGTGAAGAATATATAGGCGAACTTTCAAGTGTTCTTCTATTAGCAACAGGGGAGGGCTGATTAGTCTAGACTCTAGCAGGGTTCCTCAAAccacggcccgcgggccagatgcggcagctgaggacgattatccccctcccccagggctatgaagtttctttatttaaaggcccacacaacaaagtttttgtttttactacagtccggccctccagcagtctgagggacagtgacctG of the Sarcophilus harrisii chromosome 1, mSarHar1.11, whole genome shotgun sequence genome contains:
- the FASTKD3 gene encoding FAST kinase domain-containing protein 3, mitochondrial codes for the protein MALITLPRSHFYSSGLQTCRVLTCLRKYLSPDNNKSRKVMCQGYFSPQQEQFRIFHHANYRKHHLEKESKAYPVGSVFFQTAAWDRFEQSNGHVDHQRFYKELNNFTSSEQVLKFVTTLETLSDTMAAAALYRVSEVEKEKSAQKIPKTVLENEIFRALCFQFEYESTNLSDTGLVTALQALTGLHVDPQSNLLVNLIMECQNRLQQGHMTIHNLCVLGQCMVKLQNPNCAVLKEIILQLQGQKLQECTPEEIVAIYTLLQTAFGEAIQHQDFLDQLNNLCISLVYKFSPTVTSQILNALVTLNQTQAFPLVVKLCVHSVKFVSHFTNEELGKVLEGFIYFGYTDKFFIQALEEHVSTCCLTMHPESISKVMQYCSKKLILSKPIFDAVAESFVYQAEIFSPVQISQLIIPFGKLNYLPPNASLFFRKLENTIRTRFKYFPPQALLNLLHSCTLIGHPPVNYVAKLFSPYFLQKLQVQELGLSKSSLAQLTQLYLAVVLECPFYKGPKLLQQYQVKSFLIPPYLLETPMDLHLYKIVSVALIHLLEGRIYFASKVSTPCCYTVDIEIKLDEEGFVLPFTSDEDVYKRLALCIDDPKRFCLNSHNLLGKEAIKQRHLRLLGYEVIQIPYHEVEILPSRCEIVKYLKKKIFFHRYRFY